In Methanococcoides sp. LMO-2, the genomic stretch GGATATATATTCGGAGTTCCTCTCAGGTATCTCTGATCTTGGATCAGAGTCTAAGACACACGAAGCCCATCTGAAGGTGGCTCAGTCAATAAGCAAGATGAATCTTATCGCAAGCCCTGAAGTTTTAAGCAATGTGAACAAGCTCCTTGATTACATTAATGCTGCTCGCAATGGAGCACCTTATACTCAAGCAGAACAAGATAAGATTCTTAGGCAGATAATTATAGCAATCCGAAAGGACATTAAACAGGAAGAATCAAATCTTCGTGATTTCGATTTCCGTATAATTTCGCCAGGCACATAACTAATAGTAAAGAGGAGGATTAATGGAAATAAAGGCAACTGTAGTTGCGACAATCTGCAGCTTAGTTTCATCATGCAGTGAAATCCTTCCCGAACATTACCATTAAGAGTAAACGGCTTTTCACTTTGGAACTTCGTAGAAATCTCCCAATATTTTACGGAGAAAAATAAGACCTGTTTAAAACAGAGTTTCAACAGCGATATACCGTTTATGGTTATTATTCTTTTTTAGGAATTACAGCATATATAGCAATGTTTTCCCTTGATAAATAACGGATTACCTCTGGTATTTGTTGTATTGCGATTTTTACTTCAAAGCCATGTTCCAGATCTTTAATGCTGTCTATAAAAGACATATTATCCATAATTTCTTTTGTGCTTTGTTTATCAGCGATCTCAAAATAGACAGTTACTTTGTCATCGCTATAATCAAATGGAGTTCCTTTAACATGCTCTGATTTCATAAACGCATAGTCTTCTTTTTAGCATTATATCTTTTTTGTCAATACCATAAGACAAAAAGTAGCTGCCAACAAGAATCAACATACTCCCAACAATATTCCAAAAACCAAAAATAGCAGATATTGAGGATTACCAGGATCCCCAATACCATCCCTCATCACCCATGGATCACATCACGATGCGGTAAGCGCATCATTTCATCGTTCTTAGCAGTCTCAAATCCACGCACGTAGAAGAATGAATCAATATCTTCGAACACGTTCGCATTTACCACGACCTGATTATACTTGTCATCGCTTGGATAATCTGAATACCCTTGGGCAAAACTTTCGCTGTTCTTCATCTGGTGATTAAGCTCTGCTGCAGCTGCCAGGAATGTAAAGCCACCTATGATCGTACAAAATACAATTGCAATTATTATTGTATCCTTTAATGTTCTGTTTGTTGTACCCCTTTGTTCCATATTACATCACTTTGTCATGTTATAGTCGGTTTCAGACATTTGCATGATGTAAGGAGTGTTAGCGCCTGGTATACAGTACCTGTAGCTACTTTTTTTATCTACTACCTGTATATATTGTCTGGTATCTGCTATCTTTCATGAAAACAATGATATCGACAGATCAAGATTTAGATATGTCTGCATCATCATGTTTGTGCCATTACCGGATAGTATGGATGCAACAAGACCAGGGGACCCCTTTCCCTGTCTGCAAGTTGCAGATGATCACGCATTGCCTGACTGATGCCAGTAATATTGCATTCTATATAAATTCTTTTATTTTATCGCGATTATTTGTCTAAAGTTATAAATATGGGAGAGAAGAGAAAGGACAGAAAGTGAGGAAGGGAGTTGGAGAAAAAAATGAACAAAAGTTATGGATTGATGGCATCATTAATCGATAAAATCAAAGAGATACCCTGGGAAGCATCTCTTTTCTTTATAGCATGGATCTGGCTGGTATTTTCTGTATTCGGAATGACCCTGGCCAACATTTCGATGCTTTCATGGCACTGGAACTCAATGACGGAAGCCTGAATGAGGTATCCGGGAAATTCTTCGCATCAAATTCCTTTGAGGTCACTGAGGAATTCGAAAAGGAGTTTCCTTATAAAAAAAAGCATGTTACGAACACCCAGCTATTCAGTGAATGAACATAACCTCAGAGCTGTACATTTTTGAAGCTTTTTGCTTGCTTGCCTGAATCTAATGAAAAAAATGTGGGGAACAATCCCCACGAAAATAAAATAACCGAAAGATCACTCGCAACCAGCTTTCTCAGATTCCATGTGCCTGAGCTCTTTTCGCTTGATCTTGCCACCAATGGTCTTTGGCAGGTCCTTCACGAATTCAACGGCTCTCGGGTACTTGTATGGGGCTGTTGTGTGCTTCACATGGTCCTGAAGCTCTTTTATCAGGTTCTCCGATGGCTCGACCCCGTCATGAAGTACTATGAAAGCCTTGACGATCATACCCCTGATGTTGTCCGGAACACCGATCACAGCGGATTCCTGCACAGCAGGATGTTCAAGGAGTGCACTTTCCACCTCGAACGGGCCGATACGGTATCCTGAGCTCTTAATAACGTCGTCATCGCGGCCCACGAACCAGAAGTAACCGTCCTCGTCCCTGTATGCCTTGTCACCGGTGTAGTAGAAGCCGTTCTGGAATGACTTTTCGTTCTCTTCATCGTTGTTGACATATTTCACAAGAAGGCCCGGTGGGCGTGGGTCAAGTGAGATCGCGATCCTTCCTTCCTCGAAGTTGTCCACCGGATTGCCGTCATCATCGTGCAGTTCGATATTCCATCCCGGAGATGGTTTTCCCATTGAGCCGGGCTTGTTCTCCAGGCAGGCGAAGGATGCGATAGCACAGCAGGTTTCTGTCTGGCCGTAGCCTTCGTAGATGTTAAGACCTGTTCCTTCCTTCCACACCTTGATGACCTCAGGATTCAGCGGCTCGCCTGCACTACAGCAGTGACGGAGCTGGGTGAGGTCGAACTTGCTCAGGTCTGCAAGGATGAGCATCCTGTAGATAGTTGGAGGACAGCAGAAGGATGTGACCTCATACTTCTCGATAAGCGGAAGAAGTTCTGTTGCCTTGAACTTGCCTCTGATGTCATACACGAAAACGCATGCTCCGGCAATCCACTGGCCGAAGATCTTTCCCCATGCACATTTTGCCCAACCGGTGTCCGAGTAGGTGAAATGCAGGTCGTTCTCGGTCAGATCCTGCCACAACTCTGCAGTCACCCTGTGACCCAGCGGGTATGCATGGTTGTGAAGCACCATCTTTCCCTTGCCGGTAGTCCCTGATGTGAAGTATATCAGCAACGGGTCGGTGGAGCTGGTAAGTGCAGGCATGGACACCGAATGATGTGACACAGGTGCAGGATATAGCAGCTCATACTGGAAGCTGATCCAGTCTTCTCTTTCCCCGTCAACCACCATGCATTCCTTAAGGGATGCACATTCCTCGCGGACCTCATCGAACTTCGGAGCATTTTCCAGATCGGTAACTGCCATCTTGAACTTGCCGGCATTGATCCTGTACTGGA encodes the following:
- a CDS encoding AMP-binding protein, which encodes MLPKCPMTAQKQHYLTPQEVAKHLRVETKTIHAWLEEGTMDGLNVGRLWRIPRTQLEQVDDNSFMKNADKLSTKEFPRNMCDYDRTREEWNNEMPEFFNFGYDIIDAWAKEDRNKLAMIWVNQKGEEKKYTFRDLMKLSNQAANILLKYGINKGDRVMLMLHRVPEWWIFVIALAKLGAIVCPCPTLLTPSDLQYRINAGKFKMAVTDLENAPKFDEVREECASLKECMVVDGEREDWISFQYELLYPAPVSHHSVSMPALTSSTDPLLIYFTSGTTGKGKMVLHNHAYPLGHRVTAELWQDLTENDLHFTYSDTGWAKCAWGKIFGQWIAGACVFVYDIRGKFKATELLPLIEKYEVTSFCCPPTIYRMLILADLSKFDLTQLRHCCSAGEPLNPEVIKVWKEGTGLNIYEGYGQTETCCAIASFACLENKPGSMGKPSPGWNIELHDDDGNPVDNFEEGRIAISLDPRPPGLLVKYVNNDEENEKSFQNGFYYTGDKAYRDEDGYFWFVGRDDDVIKSSGYRIGPFEVESALLEHPAVQESAVIGVPDNIRGMIVKAFIVLHDGVEPSENLIKELQDHVKHTTAPYKYPRAVEFVKDLPKTIGGKIKRKELRHMESEKAGCE